The following are encoded in a window of Leptospira selangorensis genomic DNA:
- a CDS encoding LA_2478/LA_2722/LA_4182 family protein yields the protein MLSITQMKFISILVFSIFILSCRKGPSLSKEEVKDLSQNYIKELCKKNLECSAQYLESLPSGEQRAAKSGFSSLDQCMAEQSNQSILPDDYEKVTDQQIGKVKRCMDDLLKTPCSEMEQSGGIPSCRELFPDSN from the coding sequence ATGCTTTCGATAACCCAAATGAAATTTATCTCCATACTAGTATTTTCGATCTTTATTCTTTCTTGTAGAAAGGGACCATCCTTGTCCAAAGAAGAAGTAAAGGATCTCAGCCAAAACTATATTAAAGAGTTATGTAAAAAGAATTTAGAATGTTCTGCTCAGTATCTGGAATCACTTCCTTCCGGAGAACAGAGAGCCGCTAAGTCTGGATTTTCTTCCCTAGACCAATGTATGGCCGAACAAAGTAACCAGTCCATTCTTCCTGACGATTATGAAAAGGTCACGGACCAGCAGATCGGAAAAGTGAAACGTTGTATGGACGACCTTCTTAAAACTCCTTGTTCCGAAATGGAGCAGTCGGGTGGGATCCCGTCTTGCAGGGAATTATTTCCGGACAGTAACTGA
- a CDS encoding DUF342 domain-containing protein, whose product MSDSIRNFTESLLKDLEENENGFFKVENLDGLAYLTIFPAGKKGKEVEYREILKRLDVFKISGIAEEEVKRILKSKDSEPHLIGKWPGKPEASSLDLKISEDKMTVHGILHPPKFGGKLLTRDEILAQLQVSGIVFGIIEESILKLSQADDYGKRTLVAQGESPIPGKDGDIRILFQHPGAPTLEEDEFGRVDFKNIQIIQSVKKNQKLAEKVSPSPGKPGKNVKGEVLPFEEGKLAEWKLGPNVKISEDGNLVQSLIDGRPLIDRFGVIRVDEVCLLENVDFSTGNINFPGTIIVEESIADGFTLETDGSIIVKKSVGKVFLKAKGDIVLSGGFMGRNGGMIESGADIYAKFIEQGKMIAKNSIFIEEAAMHSELIAGESVVVRGGRGEIIGGQCVAGKMITCTKLGAIVETRTVLSCGMPPELLSELEDLKSEIRKNQDILKKVDTSIQKLSDDSQRRSLSPEEKDSLPKLQAIRQKYSSILENLFAQEQSAILSFDPDKNSFIEVEREIFPGVEANLGRNKKFSVKLKEIPGPSFLYLGGDGQIAHSKVKPKRLGLLQEESSESESSAD is encoded by the coding sequence ATGAGCGACTCGATCCGCAATTTTACAGAATCCCTATTAAAAGATCTAGAAGAGAACGAAAACGGATTTTTCAAGGTAGAAAATCTGGACGGACTCGCGTATCTCACCATCTTCCCCGCAGGAAAAAAAGGAAAGGAAGTAGAATATCGTGAAATTCTAAAACGATTGGATGTATTTAAAATTTCAGGGATCGCAGAAGAAGAAGTAAAACGTATCTTAAAGTCCAAAGACTCGGAACCACATCTGATCGGAAAATGGCCAGGCAAACCGGAAGCCTCCAGCTTGGACTTGAAAATTTCAGAAGATAAAATGACAGTCCATGGTATTCTCCATCCACCAAAATTCGGCGGAAAATTATTAACTAGAGACGAGATACTTGCTCAATTACAAGTGAGCGGGATCGTTTTCGGAATTATAGAAGAATCAATACTCAAACTTTCTCAAGCGGACGATTACGGAAAAAGAACTCTAGTCGCCCAAGGTGAATCTCCCATTCCTGGAAAAGATGGGGATATACGTATTTTATTCCAACACCCAGGCGCACCAACTTTGGAAGAAGATGAATTCGGAAGAGTGGACTTCAAAAATATACAGATCATCCAAAGTGTGAAGAAGAACCAAAAACTTGCTGAAAAAGTTTCCCCTTCTCCGGGCAAACCCGGCAAAAACGTAAAAGGAGAAGTACTTCCATTCGAAGAAGGTAAGCTAGCGGAATGGAAACTAGGTCCTAATGTTAAAATTTCCGAAGATGGAAATTTAGTACAATCTCTGATAGACGGCCGACCTCTCATCGATCGTTTCGGCGTCATTCGTGTGGATGAGGTTTGTTTACTGGAGAATGTCGACTTCTCCACAGGAAACATTAACTTTCCAGGTACAATCATCGTAGAAGAATCCATCGCAGACGGTTTCACCCTGGAAACCGACGGATCCATCATAGTTAAAAAATCAGTGGGTAAAGTTTTCCTAAAAGCAAAAGGAGATATCGTTCTTTCCGGAGGATTTATGGGAAGAAACGGAGGAATGATAGAATCAGGAGCCGATATCTACGCGAAATTTATAGAACAAGGAAAGATGATCGCTAAAAATTCCATCTTCATCGAAGAAGCGGCGATGCACTCTGAACTGATAGCAGGAGAATCCGTAGTTGTCAGGGGCGGAAGAGGAGAAATCATCGGGGGTCAATGTGTTGCAGGAAAAATGATTACCTGCACTAAATTAGGAGCCATTGTGGAGACACGAACCGTACTCAGTTGCGGAATGCCTCCAGAACTTCTTTCCGAGTTAGAAGATCTAAAATCGGAGATCCGTAAAAACCAAGATATATTAAAAAAAGTAGATACTAGTATCCAAAAACTAAGCGACGATTCTCAAAGAAGAAGTTTGAGCCCTGAAGAAAAAGATAGTCTTCCTAAACTTCAAGCGATCCGTCAAAAATACAGCTCTATCCTGGAAAACCTGTTTGCACAGGAACAATCAGCAATACTATCCTTCGATCCCGATAAAAATTCATTTATAGAAGTAGAAAGAGAAATTTTCCCGGGAGTAGAAGCAAACCTGGGCAGGAATAAAAAGTTCAGCGTAAAACTAAAGGAAATCCCAGGTCCTTCTTTCTTATATTTAGGGGGAGATGGACAGATCGCTCATTCTAAGGTAAAACCGAAACGACTCGGCCTTTTACAGGAAGAATCTTCAGAATCTGAATCTTCTGCGGATTAA